Proteins found in one Oryza glaberrima chromosome 4, OglaRS2, whole genome shotgun sequence genomic segment:
- the LOC127769777 gene encoding MLP-like protein 423 encodes MASKVELVVEVKSPADKLWTALRDSTELFPKIFPEQYKSIETVEGDGKSAGTVRLLKYTEGVPMVTFAKEKVEVADDEKKVVSYSVVDGELVSFYKNFRVTLQVTPKGGAAAPAADGAVVSWTMDFDKTSEEVPDPDVIKETAAKTFHDLDDYLLKN; translated from the exons atggCGTCCAAGGTTGagctggtggtggaggtgaagtCGCCGGCAGACAAGCTGTGGACGGCGCTGCGCGACTCGACGGAGCTGTTCCCCAAGATCTTCCCCGAGCAGTACAAGAGCATCGAGACCGTCGAGGGCGACGGCAAGTCCGCCGGCACCGTCCGCCTCCTCAAGTACACCGAAG GGGTGCCGATGGTGACGTTCGcgaaggagaaggtggaggtggcggaCGACGAGAAGAAGGTGGTGTCGTACAGCGTGGTGGACGGCGAGCTGGTCAGCTTCTACAAGAACTTCAGGGTGACGCTGCAGGTGACCCccaagggcggcgccgccgcccccgccgccgacggcgcggtGGTGAGCTGGACCATGGACTTCGACAAGACCAGCGAGGAGGTGCCCGACCCGGACGTCATCAAGGAGACCGCCGCCAAGACCTTCCACGACCTCGACGACTACCTCCTCAAGAACTAG
- the LOC127771150 gene encoding probable RNA-dependent RNA polymerase 2: MPTAAAAATASLRVSNIPPSAVAAELLAFFDSAVAGAGGAFACEIAAAHRGWLSRGHGTVQFGSAAAAAAAAGLASSGRLPRFLGALLSVSPSPVDLLPRASDLSLRAAGAGLVVGDRVAERVFEAADAWDGVRAEVIPGKRRVDLYLEHDSQRYKLEVLFEDMKDCLGCTLDGMGAILLQLNYAPRIHTAISGPAVNSRFMDDRFHACKEDAKFSWVRALDFTPNYSFGRCSTLVLKLGKSALVSDILKSLPFSGNLGELTMNSMDGVGASSNVVPLVHCPRDYSVPYEVLFRLNSLMHMGKIVAKHVNADLFKALQELPVDVSRRIFEKMHKLESTCYEPLQFIQQEAYSMKRSHNVLLSNEGEGEGERKLMKCYRVNITPSKIFCLGPEEEVTNYVVKHHSAYASDFVRVTFVDEDWSKLSSNAISARIEQGFFSKPFKTGLYYRILSILKKGFSIGPKNFEFLAFSASQLRGNSVWMFASNASLNAGGIRRWMGHFENIRSVSKCAARMGQLFSSSRQTFEVLRWDVEVIPDIEITTDGSKYIFSDGIGKISLRFAKRVAHHVGLDPTNLPSAFQIRYGGYKGVIAIDPMSSIDLSLRPSMKKFESESRMLNITSWSKSQPCYVNREIISLLSTLGIRDEIFVAMQQDEMRETEEMLTNKEVALSVLGKLGGSETKTAVKMLLQGYEPSSEPYLSMILKAHQENRLTDIRTRCKIHVPKGRVLIGCLDETGVLEYGQVYIRITKNSKEQKDSNQSYFYNDDGKTATVVGKVAITKNPCLHPGDIRVLEAIYDPDLVGMVDCLVFPQRGERPHPNECSGGDLDGDLYFITWDDKLIPEKVDTPMDYTATRPRIMDHVVTLEEIQKHFVDYMINDSLGAISTAHLIHADRSPLKARSPECLQLATLHSMAVDFAKTGAPAEMPRTLRPREYPDFMERWEKPMYISNGVLGKLYRSAMGHMEKSGDSGALSSSSAQPSPTYDPDLEVPGSDEFLQAAEEYYELYEEKLTTLMNYYRAEHEDEILTGNIRNKMLYLKRDNKRYFEMKDRIVAAVDALHREARGWLLSSRKEEDASRMASAWYRVTYHPDRRRGKRFWSFPWIACDNLLAIKASSQLRRRRRQKDDDSTAVVQMDCSA; encoded by the exons atgccgacggcggcggcggcggccacggcgtcgCTGCGGGTATCCAACATCCCGCCATCGGCCGTCGCCGCGGAGCTGCTCGCCTTCTTCgactccgccgtcgccggcgccggcggcgcgttcGCCTGCGAGATCGCGGCGGCCCACCGCGGGTGGCTCAGCCGGGGCCACGGCACCGTCCAGTTcggctccgccgcggcggccgccgccgccgcgggcctcgcctcctccggccgcctcccccgcttcctcggcgccctcctctccgtctCCCCTTCCCCCGTCGACCTCCTCCCGCGCGCGTCCGACCTCTCCCtccgcgcggccggcgcgggcctCGTGGTGGGCGACCGCGTCGCCGAGCGCGTGTTCGAGGCCGCCGACGCGTGGGACGGCGTGCGCGCCGAGGTCATCCCGGGGAAGCGGCGGGTGGACCTGTACCTGGAGCACGATTCCCAGAGGTACAAGCTCGAGGTGCTCTTCGAGGACATGAAGGATTGCCTCGGGTGCACCCTGGACGGGATGGGCGCCATCTTGCTGCAG CTCAATTATGCACCAAGAATACACACTGCAATTTCTGGGCCTGCAGTTAATTCAAGGTTTATGGATGACCGCTTTCATGCATGCAAGGAGGATGCTAAATTTTCCTGGGTCAGGGCACTTGATTTTACACCCAATTATTCTTTTGGGAGGTGCTCTACTCTTGTCCTTAAACTGGGTAAAAGTGCATTGGTGTCTGATATTCTCAAAAGTTTACCTTTCTCAGGAAATTTAGGGGAATTGACTATGAATTCAATGGATGGTGTTGGTGCCTCCTCCAATGTGGTTCCCCTTGTTCACTGTCCGAGGGACTATTCAGTGCCTTATGAAGTTCTGTTTCGTCTGAACTCTCTCATGCATATGGGGAAGATAGTCGCCAAGCATGTTAATGCCGATCTGTTTAAAGCCCTTCAAGAACTACCGGTTGATGTCTCAAGGAGAATTTTTGAGAAAATGCACAAATTAGAGTCTACCTGCTACGAGCCTTTACAATTTATCCAACAGGAGGCTTATAGCATGAAGAGAAGCCATAATGTTTTGCTCTCCAATGAAGGTGAAGGTGAAGGTGAAAGAAAATTGATGAAGTGTTATAGAGTTAACATAACTCCCTCCAAAATATTCTGCTTGGGACCTGAAGAAGAGGTTACAAATTATGTGGTTAAGCATCATTCTGCATATGCTTCTGACTTTGTGAGAGTTACTTTTGTTGATGAAGATTGGAGTAAGCTTTCTTCTAATGCAATCTCAGCTAGAATTGAACAAGGTTTCTTTTCTAAGCCTTTCAAAACTGGTCTATATTATCGGATTCTCTCCATTCTAAAAAAGGGATTTTCCATTGGTCCAAAGAACTTTGAATTTTTGGCCTTCTCAGCAAGTCAACTTCGGGGAAATTCTGTTTGGATGTTTGCTTCTAATGCTTCCTTGAATGCTGGAGGTATAAGAAGATGGATGGGCCACTTTGAGAATATCCGTTCAGTTTCTAAATGTGCAGCTAGAATGGGTCAGCTGTTCAGCTCCTCCAGGCAAACATTTGAAGTCTTACGATGGGATGTGGAAGTGATTCCAGATATTGAGATCACAACTGATGGCTCCAAATACATATTTTCTGATGGTATTGGGAAGATATCTTTGAGATTTGCCAAGCGAGTTGCACACCACGTTGGATTAGATCCTACTAACCTTCCTTCAGCTTTTCAAATAAGGTATGGTGGCTACAAAGGAGTCATTGCCATTGATCCTATGTCCTCTATTGATCTTTCTCTGCGTCCTAGTATGAAGAAATTTGAGTCTGAGAGCAGGATGTTGAACATTACAAGTTGGAGCAAGTCTCAGCCATGCTATGTGAATCGTGAAATTATTTCTCTTCTCTCAACATTGGGTATAAGGGATGaaatttttgttgcaatgcAACAAGATGAGATGCGTGAAACAGAAGAAATGCTAACCAACAAAGAAGTTGCTTTGTCAGTCCTAGGGAAACTTGGTGGTTCTGAAACAAAGACAGCAGTGAAGATGTTGCTGCAAGGTTATGAGCCTAGTTCAGAGCCTTACCTGTCAATGATTCTTAAGGCCCATCAGGAGAATAGGCTTACTGACATTAGAACTAGATGTAAAATACATGTTCCAAAAGGCCGTGTTCTTATTGGTTGTTTGGATGAAACAGGTGTATTAGAATATGGTCAGGTTTACATTCGAATTACAAAGAACAGCAAAGAACAAAAGGACAGTAATCaatcatatttttataatgATGACGGGAAAACAGCCACAGTTGTTGGAAAAGTTGCAATCACAAAAAATCCGTGTCTCCATCCTGGTGATATCCGAGTACTTGAAGCCATCTATGACCCTGATTTGGTGGGCATGGTTGATTGTCTTGTCTTCCCTCAAAGAGGAGAAAG GCCTCATCCAAACGAATGCTCGGGGGGAGATTTGGACGGCGACCTCTATTTTATTACTTGGGATGACAAACTTATTCCAGAGAAAGTTGATACACCTATGGACTACACAGCAACAAGGCCGCGCATAATGGATCATGTTGTTACACTCGAG GAAATTCAGAAGCACTTTGTTGATTACATGATAAATGACTCGCTTGGTGCCATCTCAACTGCCCACTTGATTCACGCGGACCGTTCGCCACTGAAAGCTCGGAGCCCCGAGTGCCTCCAGCTGGCAACTCTGCATTCCATGGCAGTTGACTTCGCCAAGACGGGAGCTCCAGCTGAAATGCCGCGAACATTGAGGCCGAGGGAGTACCCCGACTTCATGGAACGGTGGGAGAAACCGATGTACATCTCCAATGGTGTTCTTGGCAAGCTCTACCGATCAGCGATGGGTCACATGGAGAAATCAGGAGATTCAGGAGCTCTCTCATCATCCTCAGCACAACCAAGCCCCACATACGATCCTGACCTCGAGGTCCCTGGCTCTGACGAATTCCTGCAAGCTGCAGAGGAGTACTACGAGCTGTACGAGGAGAAACTGACCACGCTGATGAACTACTACCGTGCGGAGCACGAGGACGAGATCCTGACGGGCAACATCCGGAACAAGATGCTGTACCTGAAGAGGGACAACAAGAGGTACTTCGAGATGAAGGACCggatcgtcgccgccgtcgacgccctgCACAGGGAGGCGAGGGGCTGGCTGCTGAGCTCCAGGAAGGAAGAGGACGCGTCGCGGATGGCGTCGGCGTGGTACCGCGTGACGTACCACCCAGACCGCCGCCGCGGGAAGCGGTTCTGGAGCTTCCCGTGGATCGCCTGCGACAACCTGCTGGCGATCAAGGCGTCGAGCcagctcaggcggcggcggcggcagaaggACGATGACTCCACCGCGGTGGTGCAGATGGACTGCAGCGCCTGA
- the LOC127772087 gene encoding uncharacterized protein LOC127772087 — protein MPGPGAHLLYALSGGAALSRLAGAARFGPHHCAVYAANAFLGPDLGSFAEWLASFLPSSSSAAAAVGDLAMGVVHHPFYYPLLLGFPLACLYAWLSRRLLLAGVLDEPSRVALSRRQCFYLITAGSLSHFFLDHLFEENGHSTMYTWILSTGWWVGRAPINSDAVVIVGLLCICLVLGFVYINRVKHEKSATQKSNQSFFLIVVIAILYCMWCATQIYLRNPPQPAIGEEADLGVIIFVAIYLFLPHGLCALSMNQNDYAELEGIQLR, from the exons ATGCCGGGACCGGGGGCGCACCTGCTGTACGCGCTGTCGGGCGGGGCGGCGCTGTCGCGGCTGGCCGGGGCGGCGCGGTTCGGGCCGCACCACTGCGCCGTCTACGCCGCCAACGCCTTCCTCGGCCCGGACCTCGGCTCCTTCGCCGAGTGGCTCGCCTCGTTCCTcccctcctcgtcctcggccgccgccgccgtgggggaCCTCGCCATGGGCGTCGTCCACCACCCGTTCTACTACCCGCTCCTCCTCGGCTTCCCGCTCGCCTGCCTCTACGCCTGGCTCTCCCGGCGgctgctcctcgccggcgtcctcgACGAGCCCTCTCGG GTGGCACTAAGCAGGAGACAATGCTTCTACCTTATCACGGCAGGCTCGCTCTCCCATTTCTTTTTGGATCACTTGTTTGAG GAGAATGGGCACTCTACGATGTATACTTGGATTCTGAGCACTGGTTGGTGGGTAGGCCGTGCTCCTATCAATTCGGATGCAGTGGTTATTGTAGGCCTTCTTTGTATTTGCCTCGTGCTGGGGTTTGTGTACATTAACAG AGTGAAGCATGAAAAATCAGCCACTCAAAAATCAAACCAATCTTTCTTCCTCATCGTGGTGATAGCTATCTTGTACTGTATGTGGTGTGCCACTCAGATATACCTGCGAAATCCACCTCAACCAGCCATAGGTGAAGAGGCTGATCTTGGAGTGATAATATTTGTTGCCATTTACCTTTTTCTCCCCCATGGCTTGTGTGCCCTGTCAATGAACCAGAATGATTATGCTGAACTGGAAGGGATCCAACTTCGATAA